A genome region from Microcella alkaliphila includes the following:
- the acs gene encoding acetate--CoA ligase — protein sequence MSSTSIDSLLHENRRFAPEPAFTAQANATAELYEEAKADRLRFWARQASELLSWHTPFTKTLDWSNPPFARWFHDGRINVAYNCLDRHVEAGNGDRVAFYFEGEPGDSRAITYAELTAEVKKAANVLAGLGISQGDRVALYMPMIPEAVIAMLAIARLGAIHSVVFGGFAAESLRARIDDAEAKLVITADGGYRKGKVFNLKNAVDAALASGAESIQNVLVVRRGENDIDWSEGRDLWWHELMAEADPEHEAEGFEAENPLFILYTSGTTGKPKGILHTSGGYLTQAAFTHKNVFDLKPESDVYWCTADVGWITGHSYVVYGPLANGATQVIYEGTPDTPHPGRWWEIIEKYGVTLFYTAPTAIRSFMKIGREVPNQYNLATLRVLGSVGEPINPEAWVWYRQVIGGGRTPIVDTWWQTETGAMMISALPGVTTAKPGSAQVPLPGISVDVLDEQGMHVGKEAGGLLVITEPWPSMLRGIWGDDQRFVDTYWSAFEGKYFAGDGAHLDEDGDVWLLGRVDDVMNVSGHRLSTMEIESALVAHELVAEAAVVGANDETTGQAVVAFVILRQRMVGTVSDEEAEAQLRAHVAEQIGAIARPRKVFVVAELPKTRSGKIMRRLLRDIAEGREVGDTTTLTDTNVVASISASFR from the coding sequence ATGTCCTCGACATCGATCGACAGCCTCCTGCACGAAAACCGCCGGTTCGCCCCCGAACCCGCGTTTACCGCCCAGGCGAACGCCACGGCCGAGCTCTACGAGGAAGCGAAGGCCGACCGTCTGCGCTTCTGGGCCCGCCAGGCCAGCGAGCTGCTGAGCTGGCACACGCCATTCACGAAGACCCTCGACTGGTCGAACCCACCGTTCGCCCGCTGGTTCCACGACGGCCGCATCAACGTCGCGTACAACTGCCTCGACCGCCACGTCGAGGCGGGCAACGGCGATCGCGTCGCCTTCTACTTCGAGGGCGAGCCCGGTGACTCGCGCGCCATCACGTACGCCGAGCTCACCGCCGAGGTGAAGAAGGCGGCGAACGTACTCGCAGGTCTCGGCATCAGTCAGGGCGACCGTGTGGCGCTCTACATGCCGATGATCCCCGAAGCGGTCATCGCCATGCTCGCGATCGCCCGCCTCGGCGCGATTCACTCCGTCGTTTTCGGCGGGTTTGCGGCCGAAAGCCTGCGCGCGCGCATCGACGACGCCGAGGCGAAGCTTGTCATCACCGCAGACGGCGGCTACCGCAAGGGCAAGGTCTTCAACCTCAAGAACGCCGTGGATGCTGCGCTCGCCTCGGGCGCGGAATCGATCCAGAACGTGCTGGTCGTCCGCCGCGGCGAGAACGACATCGACTGGAGCGAAGGCCGCGACCTGTGGTGGCACGAGCTCATGGCCGAGGCGGACCCCGAGCACGAAGCGGAAGGCTTCGAGGCCGAGAATCCGCTGTTCATCCTTTACACGAGCGGCACCACGGGGAAGCCGAAGGGGATTCTGCACACCTCGGGCGGGTACCTGACGCAGGCGGCGTTCACCCACAAGAACGTCTTCGACCTGAAGCCCGAGAGCGACGTCTACTGGTGCACGGCCGACGTCGGCTGGATCACCGGGCACAGTTACGTGGTCTACGGCCCGCTGGCGAACGGCGCCACCCAGGTCATTTACGAGGGGACCCCCGACACCCCGCACCCGGGTCGCTGGTGGGAGATCATCGAGAAGTACGGTGTCACGCTGTTCTACACGGCGCCGACCGCGATCCGCTCGTTCATGAAGATCGGCCGCGAGGTGCCCAACCAGTACAACCTCGCCACCTTGCGGGTGCTCGGCAGCGTCGGCGAACCCATCAACCCCGAGGCGTGGGTTTGGTATCGCCAGGTCATCGGCGGCGGCCGCACCCCCATCGTCGACACGTGGTGGCAGACCGAGACCGGCGCGATGATGATCAGCGCGCTGCCCGGCGTGACGACCGCCAAGCCCGGCTCGGCGCAGGTGCCGCTTCCCGGCATCAGCGTGGACGTGCTCGACGAGCAGGGTATGCATGTGGGCAAGGAGGCGGGGGGTCTGCTCGTCATCACCGAGCCCTGGCCGAGCATGCTGCGCGGCATCTGGGGCGACGATCAGCGCTTCGTCGACACCTACTGGTCGGCGTTCGAGGGCAAGTACTTCGCCGGCGACGGCGCACACCTCGACGAGGACGGCGACGTCTGGCTGCTTGGCCGGGTCGACGATGTCATGAACGTCTCGGGCCACCGCCTGTCGACGATGGAGATCGAGTCGGCACTCGTCGCCCACGAGCTGGTCGCCGAAGCCGCCGTCGTCGGCGCCAACGACGAGACCACCGGCCAGGCGGTCGTCGCCTTCGTCATCCTGCGCCAGCGCATGGTCGGCACCGTGAGCGACGAGGAAGCGGAGGCGCAGCTGCGAGCGCACGTCGCCGAGCAGATCGGCGCCATCGCACGCCCCCGCAAAGTGTTCGTCGTCGCCGAGCTGCCGAAGACCCGCTCAGGCAAGATCATGCGGCGACTCCTTCGCGACATCGCCGAAGGTCGCGAGGTCGGCGACACCACGACACTGACCGACACGAACGTCGTCGCGTCGATCAGCGCCTCCTTCCGGTAG
- a CDS encoding CpaF family protein, producing the protein MPASTPSTPFLPVARADAGSHREVAPDVLEALGPLAPLATDGRLTDLFITAEGRVHADAGAGTEPIDGLTLSADEARALVVHLIALGGRHIDEAAPCCDVRLGEGVRVHGVLPPVSTGGALLSLRLPRPMPPSVTELGLPSPATAALGRALTARLTLLVTGATGSGKTTLLSAWLSGAEPRDRIVVLEDVAEARIRHPHVVSLETRQPNLEGAGGVDLARLVREALRMRPDRLVVGECRGAEVREFLAALNTGHRGGAGTLHANSLGDVAARLEAVGMLAGLAPAALARQAVSGIDLVAHLARDPAGARSIAFGRPSLDARERLRIDPLAPEAVAPDAPAPP; encoded by the coding sequence GTGCCCGCCTCCACGCCCTCCACCCCCTTCCTTCCCGTGGCGCGTGCCGACGCGGGCTCCCACCGCGAGGTGGCGCCAGACGTGCTCGAGGCGCTGGGGCCGCTCGCTCCGCTCGCCACCGACGGCCGCCTCACCGATCTCTTCATCACCGCTGAGGGGCGGGTGCACGCCGACGCCGGCGCGGGAACCGAGCCGATCGACGGCCTCACCCTGTCTGCCGACGAGGCGCGTGCCCTCGTCGTGCACCTCATCGCCCTCGGGGGTCGCCACATTGACGAAGCGGCCCCCTGTTGCGACGTGCGCCTCGGTGAGGGCGTGCGTGTGCACGGCGTGCTGCCACCCGTCAGCACCGGGGGAGCGTTGCTGTCGCTGCGGCTGCCTCGACCGATGCCGCCGAGCGTCACCGAGCTCGGCCTGCCGTCTCCGGCGACCGCGGCTCTCGGGCGGGCGTTGACGGCCCGCCTCACCCTGCTCGTCACGGGAGCAACCGGCAGCGGCAAGACAACATTGCTGTCGGCCTGGCTGTCGGGGGCTGAGCCGCGCGACCGCATCGTCGTGCTCGAAGACGTCGCGGAGGCGCGCATCCGACACCCCCACGTCGTATCGCTGGAGACGCGCCAGCCGAATCTCGAGGGTGCGGGGGGAGTGGATCTCGCACGCCTCGTTCGCGAGGCGCTGCGGATGCGCCCCGACCGGCTCGTCGTCGGCGAGTGTCGCGGGGCCGAGGTGCGCGAGTTCCTGGCGGCCCTGAACACCGGGCATCGAGGTGGTGCCGGAACCCTGCACGCCAACAGCCTCGGTGATGTGGCTGCGCGGCTCGAGGCGGTCGGCATGCTCGCCGGGCTCGCGCCCGCAGCCCTCGCCCGCCAGGCCGTCAGCGGAATCGACCTGGTGGCGCACCTGGCGCGCGATCCCGCCGGTGCACGCTCAATCGCCTTCGGACGGCCGTCGCTTGATGCTCGCGAGCGCTTGCGTATCGACCCGCTCGCCCCCGAGGCGGTCGCCCCCGACGCCCCGGCGCCGCCGTGA
- a CDS encoding type II secretion system F family protein, producing the protein MTAADESLPRLIHRLAVLLSAGLAPASAWRHLAAAGRERAHPLVAAVAEHPALVRDPADAMAAASPDPPVEWRALTAAWRIAATAGAPLSAVLRSIADALRDRADARREIAVALAAPRATARLVLWLPAAGVLLALVIGVDVVATVLNPIGLISVIAGLGLVHAGRRWTSRLLAAAEPPAPTAGLGYELLAVAAAGGRGPEAALQLVLDHLAAVDCAPSSTETAELTELVALSRGSGAPLGELARAEAREARVAARGAARRTAERLGVRLMLPLGACILPAFLLIGVVPILLGIVSSTLAG; encoded by the coding sequence GTGACGGCGGCGGACGAGTCGCTTCCTCGCCTCATCCACCGGCTCGCGGTGCTGCTGAGCGCCGGCCTCGCTCCGGCGTCGGCGTGGCGGCACCTCGCGGCGGCAGGACGGGAGCGCGCGCATCCCCTCGTCGCGGCGGTGGCCGAGCATCCCGCGCTCGTCCGTGACCCCGCCGACGCGATGGCGGCTGCCTCGCCCGACCCGCCGGTCGAGTGGCGCGCGCTGACCGCGGCGTGGCGGATCGCCGCCACCGCGGGGGCGCCGCTCTCGGCCGTGTTGCGCTCGATCGCCGACGCCCTGCGCGACCGGGCCGACGCGCGCCGCGAGATTGCCGTCGCCCTCGCTGCGCCACGGGCCACCGCGCGCCTGGTCTTGTGGTTGCCCGCTGCGGGCGTACTGCTGGCACTCGTCATCGGGGTCGATGTCGTGGCCACAGTGCTGAACCCGATCGGCCTGATCAGCGTGATCGCGGGGCTCGGTCTCGTGCACGCGGGTCGGCGATGGACGAGCCGCCTGCTCGCGGCGGCCGAGCCGCCTGCCCCCACGGCGGGGCTCGGCTACGAGCTACTCGCCGTGGCGGCAGCGGGCGGGCGAGGTCCGGAGGCGGCGCTGCAGCTCGTGCTCGACCACCTCGCCGCGGTCGACTGTGCACCGTCGTCGACCGAGACAGCCGAGTTGACGGAGTTGGTCGCGCTGTCGCGGGGTTCGGGCGCACCGCTGGGGGAGCTCGCCCGCGCGGAGGCCCGCGAGGCCCGGGTGGCCGCGCGCGGTGCGGCCCGGCGCACGGCCGAACGCCTCGGCGTTCGCCTGATGCTGCCACTTGGTGCGTGCATCTTGCCGGCCTTCTTGCTCATCGGCGTCGTGCCAATCCTGCTCGGCATCGTCTCCTCCACACTCGCCGGCTGA
- a CDS encoding DUF4244 domain-containing protein codes for MSTLTRPHRRLSRLRSRLASDRGAATAEYAIATMAAVAFAGLLVVIMQSDEVRGILTDMVRSALTFGG; via the coding sequence ATGTCGACCCTCACCCGCCCCCACCGCCGACTCTCCCGTCTGCGCAGCCGACTCGCCAGCGACCGCGGAGCCGCAACGGCCGAGTATGCCATCGCCACGATGGCGGCCGTCGCCTTCGCCGGGCTTCTCGTCGTCATCATGCAGAGCGACGAGGTGCGCGGCATTCTCACCGACATGGTGCGTTCCGCGTTGACCTTCGGCGGGTGA
- a CDS encoding TadE family type IV pilus minor pilin encodes MSAELIAAIPALLVVLALCLGGLTAATAQARAHEAATTAARLLARGAPESDAHRHVGLSLAGARLALIRADGLLCARVEHTHRLLGLPLAVEARSCALDSGW; translated from the coding sequence GTGAGTGCCGAACTCATCGCCGCGATTCCCGCGCTGCTCGTGGTGCTCGCCCTGTGCCTCGGCGGGCTCACCGCCGCGACCGCGCAGGCGCGCGCCCACGAGGCCGCGACGACGGCCGCGCGCCTGCTTGCTCGCGGCGCACCCGAGTCCGACGCGCACCGCCATGTCGGGCTGTCGCTCGCCGGAGCGCGGCTCGCCCTTATCCGAGCCGACGGGCTGCTCTGCGCCCGTGTCGAGCACACCCACCGCCTGCTCGGCCTGCCGCTGGCCGTCGAGGCCCGCTCGTGCGCGCTCGACAGCGGCTGGTGA
- a CDS encoding Rv3654c family TadE-like protein: MTGRDRGAATPLVVGAIAASVLLATLLLGVGAALADASRLAHTADGAALAAADTLLGWLPGEPCIAAERVAAAHGAQVSACDVEEVSVLVTVRRSILSMPVERSARAGAADRR; this comes from the coding sequence GTGACCGGCCGCGACCGCGGGGCCGCGACTCCGCTCGTCGTGGGCGCCATCGCCGCGAGCGTGCTGCTTGCGACGCTGCTGCTGGGCGTCGGGGCGGCGCTCGCCGACGCGTCACGACTCGCGCACACCGCCGACGGGGCCGCGCTGGCCGCCGCCGACACGCTCCTCGGCTGGCTGCCGGGCGAGCCGTGCATTGCGGCCGAGCGTGTCGCCGCGGCCCACGGCGCGCAGGTGTCGGCGTGCGATGTCGAGGAGGTGAGTGTCCTCGTGACGGTGCGCCGCAGCATCCTGTCGATGCCCGTTGAGCGATCGGCGAGAGCCGGGGCAGCCGACCGGCGCTGA
- the topA gene encoding type I DNA topoisomerase, producing the protein MPGTKKLVIVESPAKAKTIGRYLGDDYEVQASVGHVRDLMEPKNLPAELKKGPLGKFAIDVDNGFEPHYVVSDSKKRTVADLKKALKGADELWLATDEDREGEAIAWHLLEVLKPKVPVKRMVFHEITKEAIQKAVDATRDLDTALVDAQETRRILDRLYGYEVSPVLWRRIGPGLSAGRVQSAATRLIVDRERERIAFVSASYWDLDTTLTPAAENAPFAARLSRLGGSKVASGRDFDDRGQLKAKDAVALDEATVTNLAEALRASDLQLTVTSVESKPYTRRPAAPFTTSTLQQEAGRKLRFTARQTMSVAQSLYENGYITYMRTDSVTLSQQAVDAARSQARDLYGADFVPDKPRLYSGKSKNAQEAHEAIRPAGDVFRTPSQLEGTLRGNDWKLYDLIWKRTVASQMADARGQTASIAMATGPLTSADARVSGQVAEFAASGTVITFRGFLAAYEEGRDEERNADPAEAKEATLPPLTEGQALGVIDVEPKGHETSPPPRYTEASLVKALEERGIGRPSTYASIISTIIDRGYVAPRGSALVPGWVAFSVVKLLEQHFGDLVEYDFTAEMEADLDRIARGEADRTDWLTAFYFGDDRQPGLRPVVDNIGDIDARAINSIPIAEAITLRVGKYGPFLEVDEGGDTPRRVNIPQDMAPDELTPTRAQELVDAPVVGDRELGINPATGKMVVAKDGRFGPYVTEVDPAPEPQADAATGEVVDEAPAKAPARGKKAAAEKPRTASLFKDMSPDTIDLDTAIRLLDLPRTVGDDPESGDTITAQNGRYGPYLKKGADTRSLDSEAQIFEIDLAGALEKFAQPKYGARKASSALKEFDADPVSGKPIKLKDGRFGPYVTDGETNATVPRGEDPMEIDFERAVQLIADKRAKGPAKKPAAKRGTAAKKPAAKKTPARKPATKKPAATKTAAKKTPPAAE; encoded by the coding sequence GTGCCCGGTACGAAGAAGCTTGTCATCGTCGAGTCGCCCGCCAAGGCGAAGACGATCGGCCGCTACCTCGGCGACGACTACGAGGTGCAGGCCTCCGTCGGGCACGTGCGCGACCTGATGGAGCCGAAGAACCTGCCCGCCGAACTGAAGAAAGGCCCGCTCGGCAAGTTCGCCATCGACGTCGACAACGGCTTCGAGCCGCACTACGTCGTCTCCGACTCGAAGAAGCGCACCGTCGCCGACCTCAAGAAGGCGCTGAAGGGTGCTGACGAGCTCTGGCTCGCCACTGATGAAGACCGCGAAGGGGAGGCGATCGCGTGGCACCTGCTGGAGGTGCTGAAGCCGAAGGTTCCCGTGAAGCGCATGGTGTTCCACGAGATCACCAAGGAAGCGATTCAGAAGGCCGTTGACGCGACCCGAGACCTCGACACCGCCCTTGTCGACGCGCAGGAGACACGTCGCATCCTCGACCGCCTCTACGGCTACGAGGTCAGCCCGGTTTTGTGGCGGCGCATCGGTCCCGGTCTGAGCGCCGGCCGCGTGCAGTCGGCCGCGACTCGTCTCATCGTCGACCGGGAGCGGGAGCGCATCGCCTTCGTCTCGGCCAGCTACTGGGACCTCGACACGACCCTCACTCCGGCCGCCGAGAACGCACCGTTCGCGGCTCGGCTGTCGCGACTTGGCGGCAGCAAGGTCGCCTCCGGTCGCGACTTCGATGACCGCGGCCAGCTGAAGGCGAAGGACGCGGTGGCGCTGGACGAGGCCACCGTGACGAACCTCGCCGAGGCGCTGCGCGCATCCGACCTGCAGCTCACCGTCACGAGCGTCGAGTCGAAGCCGTACACGCGGCGCCCCGCCGCGCCGTTCACCACCTCGACGCTGCAGCAGGAAGCCGGCCGCAAGCTGCGCTTCACCGCACGCCAGACGATGTCGGTCGCGCAGTCGCTGTACGAGAACGGCTACATCACCTACATGCGCACCGACTCGGTCACGCTGTCGCAGCAGGCCGTCGACGCGGCCCGCAGCCAGGCCCGCGACCTGTACGGCGCAGACTTCGTGCCCGACAAACCACGCCTCTACAGCGGCAAGAGCAAGAACGCGCAGGAGGCGCACGAGGCCATTCGCCCCGCGGGTGACGTCTTCCGCACCCCCAGCCAGCTCGAGGGCACGCTGCGCGGCAACGACTGGAAGCTCTACGACCTCATCTGGAAGCGCACCGTCGCCAGCCAAATGGCGGATGCACGCGGCCAGACGGCCTCCATCGCGATGGCCACGGGCCCCCTCACGAGCGCGGACGCGCGCGTCTCGGGGCAGGTCGCCGAGTTCGCGGCGAGCGGCACCGTCATCACCTTCCGCGGTTTCCTTGCCGCGTACGAGGAGGGCCGCGACGAGGAGCGCAACGCCGACCCCGCTGAGGCGAAGGAGGCGACGCTGCCGCCGTTGACCGAGGGCCAGGCGCTTGGTGTCATCGACGTCGAGCCAAAGGGTCACGAGACGAGCCCGCCGCCGCGCTACACCGAGGCGAGCCTCGTCAAGGCGTTGGAAGAGCGCGGCATCGGCCGACCCTCGACCTACGCGTCGATCATCTCGACCATCATCGACCGCGGCTACGTCGCCCCGCGCGGCTCGGCGCTCGTGCCCGGCTGGGTCGCGTTCAGCGTCGTCAAGCTGCTCGAGCAGCACTTCGGCGACCTCGTCGAGTACGACTTCACCGCCGAGATGGAGGCCGACCTCGACCGCATCGCCCGCGGCGAGGCCGACCGCACCGACTGGTTGACGGCCTTCTACTTCGGCGACGACCGGCAGCCGGGCCTGCGCCCCGTCGTCGACAACATCGGCGACATCGACGCCCGTGCCATCAACTCGATTCCGATCGCCGAGGCGATCACGCTGCGCGTCGGCAAGTACGGCCCCTTCCTCGAGGTTGACGAGGGCGGAGACACCCCGCGCCGGGTCAACATTCCGCAAGACATGGCTCCTGACGAGCTCACCCCGACCCGAGCGCAAGAACTCGTCGACGCTCCCGTCGTCGGCGACCGCGAGCTCGGCATCAACCCCGCCACGGGCAAGATGGTCGTCGCGAAGGACGGCCGCTTCGGGCCGTACGTGACCGAGGTGGATCCCGCCCCCGAGCCACAGGCCGACGCCGCTACCGGCGAAGTCGTTGATGAGGCACCCGCGAAGGCGCCCGCCCGCGGAAAGAAGGCGGCCGCCGAGAAGCCGCGCACGGCATCCCTGTTCAAGGACATGTCGCCGGACACGATCGATCTCGACACGGCGATTCGCCTGCTCGACCTGCCGCGCACGGTCGGTGACGACCCCGAGAGCGGTGACACGATCACGGCGCAAAACGGGCGGTACGGCCCGTACCTGAAGAAGGGCGCCGACACGCGATCGCTCGACAGTGAGGCGCAGATCTTCGAGATCGATCTGGCCGGCGCGCTCGAAAAGTTCGCCCAGCCGAAGTACGGTGCCCGCAAGGCCTCCAGCGCGCTGAAGGAATTCGACGCCGACCCCGTGAGCGGCAAGCCGATCAAGCTGAAAGACGGCCGCTTCGGCCCCTATGTCACCGACGGCGAGACGAACGCGACCGTGCCGCGCGGCGAAGACCCGATGGAAATCGACTTCGAGCGCGCCGTGCAACTCATCGCGGACAAGCGTGCGAAGGGGCCGGCCAAGAAGCCGGCCGCGAAGCGCGGGACGGCCGCCAAGAAGCCGGCGGCGAAGAAGACCCCCGCCAGGAAGCCGGCTACCAAGAAGCCCGCGGCGACAAAGACCGCCGCGAAGAAGACCCCGCCGGCCGCCGAATGA